From the genome of Terriglobia bacterium:
CTCTCGAAGCAGCCACGCGAGGGTGAGAGCGCCCGAAACGACCATGCCCCAGCCGGCGAAGCGCCGCGCGGGGCGGAGACGGGGGTAGAGCGCCCCCAGGAGCGGAGGCAGCAGCGTCGCGGTCCCGACGCTGTAGAACCCGTACCAGAGCGCGACCACCGAGCGCGAGGCCAGAGCGATCCCAGCCGACGCCGCGGTCGCGACGCAGAGACCCGCGCGGGTCCAGAAGATCTGGTCGGCCTTCCCGCCGCTGAGCCGCCACACCAGATCGCGCCCCAAGGTCACCCCCCCGACGAGCAGGAACGAGTCCACCGTGGCCATGACCGTCGCCACCATCCCCGCGTAGAAGACGCCGAGGAGAACCGCCGGGAGCAGCCTCTCCCCCAGCGCCGGGAACGCGTCCACCCCCGAGGGGAGCCCCGGCAGCAGCGCGCGCGCGTACATCCCTGTGAAGGTCGTGAGGCCGTCGAACAGCGCGAAGAAGAGGATCGAGACCAGGATGCCGTTCCGCGCGGTCCGGGGTGACCTCGCGGCGAAGGAGCGCTGGTAGAAGGTGGGCTCGACGAGGGTCTCGAGGGCGATGAAGTACCACGCGGCCACGTATCCCGCTCCTTGCGCGCCGTCCCAGGTGAAGTGCTCCGCCGGGAGGCTCTGATGCAGGAAGCTCCAGCCGCCGGCGGTCCAGACGGCCACCGGCAGCAAGAGGAGGAAGCCGCCGTACATGAGCCCGAACTGCAGGCCCTTGGTCCGCACGACCGACCGGAAGCCGCGGGCGGCGATGTAGGAGAAGCAAAACAGGGCGGAAGCCACCACCGCGAATCGCTGGTCCCAGCCGGTCACCCTCCGGAGCAGGACGCCGAGCATCAGGAGGTACGCTGCGGGGAGCGACAGCGCGAGCACCGTCACGGTTCCCACGATCCCGGCGCCGCGCCCGTAGGTGTCGAACAGGAGGTCCGGGACGGTGTACCCCGCCGCCATCCGCGCCTTCCTCGCGAACAGCGCCGCGAAGAGCAGGGCGCCGACGTAGTAGGGGACCCCCATCACGAGCCAGTTGGAGAGGCCGTGGAGGTAGCTGTACTCGCCGACGCCCAGCACCCCGCCGTACCAGGTCGCCACCAGCGCCACCACGAACGCGGGCAGGCTCAAGGTCCGGCCGGCGAGGAGGTAGTCGTCGGTCCGGTCCGCCGCGCGCCGGGCCCCGCGCACCCCGAGCCACACGGTCGCGGCGAGGTACGCCGCCACGACCCCCAGATCCAGCGGGCCCATCAGAATCCGAAGGTCAGGCCCAGGAGGACGTTTCGAGTCGCTCCGGGGAAGAACTCCGAGTAGAACGACGAAAAATCGGCGCTCGGGTACGAATACCCCATCGCCACGTAGCGCCGGTCGAGCAGGTTGTCCACGAAGAGGTCGAGGCGGAGCGTGGCGCCTCGCTTCGAGACGAGCCGCGTCAGGTCGAGGCTCGCCCGTGCGTCCACCACCGTGGTCGGTCCGATCCGCTTCGAGACGTAGTCCGGCGCGAGGCGGGCCGCGGGGTCTTTCCTCTCGTCCTCGCTGTTGTCGAGGAAGATCGTGCCGATCCGGCGCGCGCCCAGCGTGGCGCGCACCATTCCGAACGCTCGCGACACCCGGATGCGCGCGGTGCTCTCCGGGAACCCCGCGATCCGGTTCCCGGAGTCGTCGACGCGGATCGGCGCGCCGGAGGCGTCGCTGCCGTAGATCGTGAAGCTCTGGAGCACGTCGCGGCTCGCGGCGAGGTAGGCCGACACGTCCACCTCTCCGGGCAGCCGCCCCGAGGCCTCGAGCTCGATCCCGCGGTGGAGCGAGCGGCCCGCGTTGACCGTGATCGGCAAGCCGTCCTGGTCGAGCCCACCCTCGGGGACGAACTCGTCGCGGAACCGCATCTCGTAAGCCGCGACCTTCAGCTTCGTCGCCCCCGAGATCCACGTCGCTCCCGCCTCGTAGTCGTTCAGCTTCTCGGGGCGGGCCCGAGGATCCGTGAATTCCCGGCTCGACAGGCTGCCGCTCCTGAAGGCGCCGGTGGGCAGGGAATACGGGTCTTCGGGGTCCCACACGCTCGCGAACGCCGGCTCGCTCGCCGCGTCGGACGCCGTGGCGTAGAAGCCCAAATGGTCGGTTGGGTTCCAGTTGACGCCGATCCTCGGCGTGAAGAACGAGTACGTCGCGCTCCACGAGAAGTGCCGGATCGCGTCGTCCGACATCGAGAACCGGTGGCGCGTCGCCTGCGCCTCGAAATGGAGCGCGAGCCGGGGGAGGGGGCGCCACGTCTCGCGGGCGAAGGCCGACACGGTCGCCTTGGAGTTCGTGTAGTCGTACAACGTCTTCGCCGAGTCGAGCGGCTCCGGATCGACGCACGGGCCGGTCGGGTCCCCCGGCGCGCAGACGGTTCCCGCCCGAAGCGACCCCTGGTGCCGCAGCGCGTGGTCCTGCAGGAACAGGCCGGCGGTCAGCGTGCCGCCGGGGTGGTCCCAGACGAGGCGCGGGACCCATCCGAGATCCCGTCCGCCGATCCAGCGCCGCCGCCACGCATTCTCGACCGGTCGGACGATCTCGGGCGTCCCGTCGGGGTCGTACGACGTGACGTAGCCGTCGAACAGGTCGTCGTGCTGCATGAAGTAGCCGTCGTTGACCACGACGTAGGCGGCGTCGTGGAGGAAGAGACCCTCCGCGATCTTCCAGTCGTGCAGCACGTGGAGATGCGGCTGGACGAAGTTGTCGGTCTCGCCGGGGGCCATCGGGTTGATCCGGCGGTCGTGGTCGGCGTTCCCCGTGATCTCGCCGCGGAGGTACTCGATCGGGGCGCCGTAATAGGAGAGCTGGGTGTGCTCGGGGCCGCCGAACAGCTGGATGCGGAGCACCTGGTCGTCACTGTATCGCTCGAGCGCGAGCTGGAAGAGCGTGTGGCGCGTCCAGGCCGGAACGCGGTAGCCGTCGCTCTCGACGCGCGCGGCTCGCGCCGAAAAGGCCCACCGGCCCCCGGCGATCGGCCCGCCGTAACGGAAATC
Proteins encoded in this window:
- a CDS encoding sodium:solute symporter family protein — protein: MGPLDLGVVAAYLAATVWLGVRGARRAADRTDDYLLAGRTLSLPAFVVALVATWYGGVLGVGEYSYLHGLSNWLVMGVPYYVGALLFAALFARKARMAAGYTVPDLLFDTYGRGAGIVGTVTVLALSLPAAYLLMLGVLLRRVTGWDQRFAVVASALFCFSYIAARGFRSVVRTKGLQFGLMYGGFLLLLPVAVWTAGGWSFLHQSLPAEHFTWDGAQGAGYVAAWYFIALETLVEPTFYQRSFAARSPRTARNGILVSILFFALFDGLTTFTGMYARALLPGLPSGVDAFPALGERLLPAVLLGVFYAGMVATVMATVDSFLLVGGVTLGRDLVWRLSGGKADQIFWTRAGLCVATAASAGIALASRSVVALWYGFYSVGTATLLPPLLGALYPRLRPARRFAGWGMVVSGALTLAWLLRE
- a CDS encoding TonB-dependent receptor, with product MESNCIPHWARALTACALAAAWLVVPPVVRANAGETPPPPSSGDEKPAEGKKKPKRLPPLVESVIVTATTAEEGKDAATFTNVSREEIEARDRGQDLAMILADTPNAYAYSDAGNGIGYSYLSVRGFRQERIATYIDGIPLNVPEDHALYFIDLADLAGGLSSLQVQRGTGTALYGSPAVGGAVRLETGHLDPVEGGQLTIGVGSFGTRRLDFRYGGPIAGGRWAFSARAARVESDGYRVPAWTRHTLFQLALERYSDDQVLRIQLFGGPEHTQLSYYGAPIEYLRGEITGNADHDRRINPMAPGETDNFVQPHLHVLHDWKIAEGLFLHDAAYVVVNDGYFMQHDDLFDGYVTSYDPDGTPEIVRPVENAWRRRWIGGRDLGWVPRLVWDHPGGTLTAGLFLQDHALRHQGSLRAGTVCAPGDPTGPCVDPEPLDSAKTLYDYTNSKATVSAFARETWRPLPRLALHFEAQATRHRFSMSDDAIRHFSWSATYSFFTPRIGVNWNPTDHLGFYATASDAASEPAFASVWDPEDPYSLPTGAFRSGSLSSREFTDPRARPEKLNDYEAGATWISGATKLKVAAYEMRFRDEFVPEGGLDQDGLPITVNAGRSLHRGIELEASGRLPGEVDVSAYLAASRDVLQSFTIYGSDASGAPIRVDDSGNRIAGFPESTARIRVSRAFGMVRATLGARRIGTIFLDNSEDERKDPAARLAPDYVSKRIGPTTVVDARASLDLTRLVSKRGATLRLDLFVDNLLDRRYVAMGYSYPSADFSSFYSEFFPGATRNVLLGLTFGF